The following proteins are co-located in the Dietzia timorensis genome:
- a CDS encoding FAD-binding oxidoreductase: MTTNTPHHSNAQAPQGPSDGVLLGELRRLTGWGRTSPARSDVLTPRSTEEIAAVVEKVADAVSGGETGLSHAPRGVLARGLGRSYGDSAQNSGGVVLDLSRFNKIHLIDAERAEVVVDAGVNLDQLMRAALPSGLWVPVLPGTRQVTVGGAIGHDIHGKNHHSAGSFGNHVTRMELLTASGKVLTLEPEGTSDDPDGSIFWATVGGNGLTGIVLKATIAMTRTETAFFLADDDQTSTLDETIALHTDGSEDRYTYSSAWFDAISAPPKLGRAAISRGNLATLAQLEEFAPKLAKDPLAMNAKPLITFPDIFPNGLANKYTFGPIGEVYYRMGGTSRNKIKTLQQFYHMLDLFSEWNRAYGSNGFLQYQFIVPPGEVDGFKDIIRDIQSSGHYSFLNVFKLFGKGNKAPLSFPMEGWNVCVDFPINSRLNEFVTHLDRRVMDMGGRLYTAKDSRVPAATFHKMYPEVDNWISVRRRVDPNGVFMSDMGRRLELV; encoded by the coding sequence ATGACTACGAACACGCCCCACCACTCGAACGCCCAGGCTCCGCAGGGCCCTTCCGACGGAGTTCTACTCGGCGAACTCCGCAGGCTTACCGGCTGGGGGCGCACCTCGCCGGCGCGCAGCGACGTGCTCACTCCGCGCAGCACCGAAGAGATCGCCGCAGTCGTCGAGAAGGTCGCCGATGCGGTCTCGGGCGGCGAGACGGGGCTGAGCCACGCACCGCGCGGCGTGCTCGCACGCGGACTGGGGCGCTCCTACGGCGACAGCGCCCAGAACTCCGGCGGCGTCGTGCTCGACCTCAGCCGTTTCAACAAGATTCATCTCATTGACGCCGAGCGCGCCGAGGTCGTCGTGGACGCGGGCGTGAACCTCGACCAGCTCATGCGCGCCGCGCTACCGTCCGGCCTGTGGGTTCCGGTCCTGCCGGGCACCCGGCAGGTGACGGTCGGCGGCGCCATCGGCCACGACATCCACGGCAAGAACCATCACTCGGCGGGCTCCTTCGGCAATCACGTCACCCGCATGGAGCTGCTCACCGCCTCGGGCAAGGTGCTCACGCTCGAGCCGGAGGGCACCTCGGACGATCCGGACGGTTCGATCTTCTGGGCGACGGTCGGCGGTAACGGACTCACCGGCATCGTGCTCAAGGCGACCATCGCGATGACGCGCACGGAGACGGCGTTCTTCCTCGCCGACGACGATCAGACGAGCACGCTCGATGAGACGATCGCGCTGCACACCGACGGCTCCGAGGACCGCTACACCTACTCCTCGGCGTGGTTCGACGCGATCTCAGCCCCGCCGAAGCTCGGTCGCGCGGCGATCTCGCGTGGCAACCTCGCCACGCTCGCGCAGCTCGAGGAGTTCGCGCCGAAACTCGCGAAGGATCCGCTGGCGATGAACGCGAAGCCGCTCATCACCTTCCCCGACATCTTCCCCAACGGCCTGGCGAACAAGTACACCTTCGGGCCGATCGGCGAGGTCTACTACCGCATGGGCGGGACCAGCAGAAACAAGATCAAAACGTTGCAGCAGTTCTACCACATGCTCGACTTGTTCTCCGAGTGGAACAGGGCATACGGATCCAACGGTTTCCTGCAATACCAGTTCATCGTCCCGCCGGGCGAGGTCGACGGGTTCAAGGACATCATCCGCGACATCCAGTCCTCGGGGCACTACTCGTTCCTCAACGTGTTCAAGCTCTTCGGCAAGGGAAACAAGGCGCCGCTGTCGTTCCCGATGGAGGGCTGGAACGTGTGCGTGGACTTCCCCATCAACTCCCGGCTCAACGAGTTCGTCACGCACCTCGACCGTCGCGTCATGGACATGGGCGGGCGCCTTTACACCGCGAAGGATTCGCGCGTGCCCGCCGCCACTTTCCACAAGATGTACCCCGAGGTCGACAACTGGATCTCTGTCCGCCGCCGCGTCGACCCGAACGGCGTGTTCATGTCCGACATGGGTCGCCGCCTCGAACTCGTCTGA
- a CDS encoding putative quinol monooxygenase: MIIVAGHITVDPAGRESYLAGCVTIVEQGRAAAGCLDFALSADIVDPARINIYERWDNWDNLQAFRGSGPEDDQSQHILTADVAEFETA; this comes from the coding sequence ATGATCATCGTTGCCGGCCACATCACCGTCGACCCCGCAGGCCGCGAGTCCTACCTCGCCGGCTGCGTCACCATCGTCGAGCAGGGCCGCGCCGCAGCGGGCTGCCTCGACTTCGCGCTCTCCGCCGACATCGTCGACCCTGCGCGTATCAACATCTACGAGCGCTGGGACAACTGGGACAACCTGCAGGCCTTCCGCGGCTCGGGCCCCGAAGACGACCAAAGCCAACACATTCTGACGGCGGACGTCGCCGAATTCGAGACCGCCTAG
- a CDS encoding lipase family protein: MSDRFVNTSARSRRWTRSAFSIGAAAVVAVGTLAVPATANAQSAINTMSGEEGSVGHGSANEGSIEAWTPAGAPERVPERYLPDPSGDPWYDRDLEFDEDAEPGTILDVRPVELPSMGLHRIASSWQVLIRSNDTNGDAQVAVATIVLPKAEWKGEGPRPLVASNYATDSLGLACQPSRTLPKGIAPTAPNAQLDPRFLDQGYALVIPDHQGPKAAYAAGRQAGHVVLDSIRAARSFVPPNGDEAPLKDSKVAQLGFSGGAIAAGWAAQIQPTYAPELEDVFVGTSIGGVPADFGALMTTMNGYLGPAGIFRAAVLGVAREYPALYRLLNPAGDVFAYTSRNACSEELHWQGAIPLPIDDLTMDKHVLGDADVRQILVDNAMGPNPERPEEIPTQPMQVWQGDTDAPIVPNTSIAIGDYWVPTWAVKRMVSNWCEAGVQTQYQPVPGEHLVSAGTGADPAYEWIDARMRDLPLEASCN; the protein is encoded by the coding sequence ATGTCTGATCGGTTCGTGAACACATCCGCGCGCAGCAGGAGGTGGACACGCTCCGCGTTCTCGATAGGTGCCGCGGCCGTCGTGGCTGTCGGAACGCTCGCGGTTCCCGCTACGGCGAATGCACAGTCGGCGATCAACACGATGTCCGGCGAAGAGGGTTCCGTCGGGCATGGGTCGGCCAACGAGGGATCGATCGAGGCATGGACGCCGGCCGGCGCCCCCGAACGTGTCCCGGAACGCTACCTGCCCGACCCCTCGGGCGACCCCTGGTACGACCGCGACCTGGAATTCGATGAAGACGCTGAGCCAGGCACGATCCTCGATGTGCGGCCGGTCGAGCTTCCGTCGATGGGCCTGCATCGCATCGCGTCCTCGTGGCAGGTGCTCATCCGTAGCAACGACACCAACGGGGATGCACAGGTCGCCGTGGCGACGATCGTTCTACCGAAGGCCGAATGGAAGGGCGAGGGTCCGCGTCCGCTCGTCGCGAGCAACTATGCAACAGACTCGCTCGGACTGGCCTGCCAGCCGAGCCGGACCCTGCCGAAGGGCATCGCGCCGACGGCACCGAATGCCCAGCTCGACCCCCGATTCCTCGATCAGGGCTACGCCTTGGTCATACCCGACCACCAGGGCCCGAAGGCCGCCTACGCTGCGGGGCGGCAGGCCGGACACGTCGTGCTCGATTCGATCCGCGCCGCCCGCTCCTTCGTGCCGCCGAACGGCGATGAGGCGCCGCTGAAGGACTCGAAGGTCGCGCAGCTGGGCTTCTCCGGCGGCGCCATCGCGGCCGGCTGGGCCGCGCAAATCCAGCCAACCTACGCCCCGGAGCTCGAGGACGTCTTCGTCGGCACTTCGATCGGCGGCGTTCCCGCCGACTTCGGCGCGCTCATGACGACGATGAACGGCTACCTCGGACCGGCCGGCATCTTCCGCGCCGCCGTGCTCGGCGTCGCCCGCGAATACCCGGCGCTCTACCGACTGCTCAACCCGGCCGGCGACGTGTTCGCCTACACCTCGCGCAACGCATGCTCGGAGGAGCTGCACTGGCAGGGCGCGATCCCGCTGCCCATCGACGACCTGACGATGGATAAGCACGTGCTCGGCGATGCGGACGTGCGCCAGATCCTCGTCGATAACGCCATGGGTCCGAATCCGGAGCGTCCTGAGGAAATCCCGACCCAGCCGATGCAGGTGTGGCAGGGCGATACCGATGCCCCGATAGTGCCGAACACCTCGATCGCGATCGGCGACTACTGGGTGCCGACCTGGGCGGTCAAGCGCATGGTGTCGAACTGGTGCGAGGCCGGGGTGCAGACGCAGTATCAGCCAGTGCCCGGCGAGCACCTGGTCTCGGCAGGCACCGGAGCAGACCCCGCGTACGAGTGGATCGACGCACGGATGCGTGATCTGCCTCTCGAGGCGAGCTGTAACTAG
- a CDS encoding decaprenylphospho-beta-D-erythro-pentofuranosid-2-ulose 2-reductase, giving the protein MINAVGNPQTLLVLGGTSEIGLAICEEFLQKGPMKIVLAALPNDPLREDAVAQMKAAGATDVELVDFDALDFDSHSDVIDKCFAAGVGGDIDVAIVAFGMLGDAETLWQDQKLAVTAAELNYTAAVSVGVLLGQKFKAQGYGQIVAMSSAAGERVRRSNFVYGSTKAGLDGFYLKLGVALKEYGAKVLVVRPGQVRTRMSAGVDEAPLTVNKEDVGRLVVQAVDKGKDLIWAPPAFQLVMMALRSIPRPIFDKLPI; this is encoded by the coding sequence GTGATCAACGCCGTCGGAAACCCGCAAACCCTCCTCGTCCTCGGTGGTACCTCCGAGATCGGTCTCGCCATCTGCGAGGAATTCCTGCAGAAGGGCCCGATGAAGATCGTGCTCGCCGCTCTGCCGAACGACCCGCTGCGTGAGGACGCCGTCGCCCAGATGAAGGCGGCCGGCGCCACCGATGTCGAGCTCGTCGACTTCGACGCCCTGGATTTCGACAGCCACTCCGACGTCATCGATAAGTGCTTCGCGGCGGGCGTGGGAGGCGATATCGATGTCGCGATCGTCGCGTTCGGCATGCTCGGGGACGCCGAGACGCTGTGGCAGGACCAGAAGCTCGCGGTGACGGCGGCCGAGCTCAACTACACGGCGGCAGTGTCCGTCGGCGTGCTGCTCGGGCAGAAGTTCAAGGCGCAGGGGTACGGCCAGATCGTGGCCATGTCCTCGGCGGCCGGTGAGCGCGTGCGGCGCTCGAACTTCGTCTACGGCTCGACGAAGGCCGGGCTCGACGGCTTCTACCTCAAGCTCGGTGTGGCGCTCAAGGAGTACGGCGCGAAGGTGCTCGTCGTTCGGCCGGGGCAGGTGCGCACGCGCATGTCCGCCGGCGTCGACGAGGCCCCGCTGACGGTGAACAAGGAAGACGTCGGGCGCCTCGTCGTGCAGGCCGTCGACAAGGGCAAGGACCTGATCTGGGCGCCGCCGGCCTTCCAGCTGGTGATGATGGCGCTGCGTTCGATCCCCCGCCCCATCTTCGACAAGCTGCCGATCTAA